In a single window of the Penaeus monodon isolate SGIC_2016 chromosome 3, NSTDA_Pmon_1, whole genome shotgun sequence genome:
- the LOC119596597 gene encoding centromere protein V-like isoform X1: protein MFGKLKVTAHVYEKDPSYTKQFGGVWQYTRRVGRLDQFSDNSSGDFSLVGRLKQPLLTVVHSNMDSDLMKYTGGCHCGAVRYEVWAPAVLSVIDCNCSICVKKQGRHFIVPFNQFKLLKGHDSIKTYSFNTHMAKHNFCVTCGIHPFYIPRSNPDGYGVIVSSLDDATIKKVKVEKFDGKNWEAAIQKNSHIGAYSKPSKR, encoded by the exons ATGTTTGGAAAGCTCAAGGTAACTGCTCACGTGTATGAAAAAGACCCGAGTTACACCAAACAATTTGGTGGCGTGTGGCAATACACGCGTCGTGTTGGTCGTCTCGACCAGTTTTCCGACAATAGTTCAGGGGATTTCAGCCTTGTTGGGCGCTTGAAACAGCCCCTCCTTACAGTA GTACATTCGAACATGGACAGCGATCTAATGAAATACACCGGGGGCTGTCACTGCGGGGCGGTCAGGTACGAGGTCTGGGCACCGGCCGTTCTCAGTGTGATCGACTGCAA CTGCTCCATTTGCGTCAAGAAGCAAGGGCGGCACTTCATCGTCCCGTTCAATCAGTTCAAACTCCTGAAAGGACACGATTCCATTAAGACCTATTCCTTCAACACGCACATGGCGAAACACAACTTCTGTGTCACCTGCGGTATCCACCCCTTCTACATCCCGCGCTCCAACCCCGACGGATACG GCGTGATCGTGAGCTCCCTGGACGACGCGACGATCAAGAAGGTGAAGGTGGAGAAATTCGACGGCAAGAACTGGGAGGCGGCGATACAGAAGAACTCCCACATCGGCGCCTACTCGAAGCCCAGCAAGAGGTAG
- the LOC119596597 gene encoding centromere protein V-like isoform X2 — MVHSNMDSDLMKYTGGCHCGAVRYEVWAPAVLSVIDCNCSICVKKQGRHFIVPFNQFKLLKGHDSIKTYSFNTHMAKHNFCVTCGIHPFYIPRSNPDGYGVIVSSLDDATIKKVKVEKFDGKNWEAAIQKNSHIGAYSKPSKR; from the exons ATG GTACATTCGAACATGGACAGCGATCTAATGAAATACACCGGGGGCTGTCACTGCGGGGCGGTCAGGTACGAGGTCTGGGCACCGGCCGTTCTCAGTGTGATCGACTGCAA CTGCTCCATTTGCGTCAAGAAGCAAGGGCGGCACTTCATCGTCCCGTTCAATCAGTTCAAACTCCTGAAAGGACACGATTCCATTAAGACCTATTCCTTCAACACGCACATGGCGAAACACAACTTCTGTGTCACCTGCGGTATCCACCCCTTCTACATCCCGCGCTCCAACCCCGACGGATACG GCGTGATCGTGAGCTCCCTGGACGACGCGACGATCAAGAAGGTGAAGGTGGAGAAATTCGACGGCAAGAACTGGGAGGCGGCGATACAGAAGAACTCCCACATCGGCGCCTACTCGAAGCCCAGCAAGAGGTAG